The Chloroherpetonaceae bacterium genome window below encodes:
- the glgA gene encoding glycogen synthase GlgA: MAKKLKILFVSGEVAPFAKTGGLADVMGSLPQAVEHHGNESRIMMPKYGMINDRKFRLHDVLRLKDIPVMISERTELLNVKVTALPSSKIQTYFLYHEGYFKRDGLYVNPANKKDYPDNDERFIFFNRAVLETLKTLGWRPDIIHCNDWMCGLIPAYLKLIYKDDPFFKGIKTVFTIHNIAYQGAFSKSALQKSGLPEEEFHPEGLEFYDSFNFMKIALVYADTITTVSEKYGEEIRLSDDKNLHSGMNGILQKRKKDFVGILNGIDENVWNPKKDEFIEKKYGKEDLSGKLENKQSLLKKLKMPYNPSTPVVGIISRLVEQKGVDLIMEGFDKLLNLDAQYVLLGTGQKEFEDFFRNAAKKNPDKFFASISFNEELAHQIEAGADIFLMPSKYEPCGMNQMFSLKYGTVPVVRATGGLYDTVKPFKNGKGNGFVFEKYTASEMIKCLKEAIDAFKDQKNWSKIIQNGMETDVSWTTSGARYTEIYSKLYESK; encoded by the coding sequence ATGGCAAAAAAGTTAAAAATTTTATTTGTTTCGGGCGAAGTTGCACCGTTTGCAAAAACGGGTGGGCTTGCAGATGTGATGGGGTCTTTACCTCAGGCGGTAGAGCATCACGGGAATGAATCTCGAATCATGATGCCTAAATATGGCATGATTAATGATCGCAAGTTCCGCCTTCATGATGTGCTCCGGCTGAAAGATATCCCTGTCATGATATCAGAAAGAACCGAACTGCTTAATGTTAAAGTCACAGCGCTTCCCAGCAGCAAAATCCAAACCTATTTCCTTTATCATGAAGGATATTTCAAGCGAGATGGACTCTATGTGAACCCAGCCAATAAGAAGGATTACCCCGATAACGATGAGCGATTTATTTTCTTTAATCGCGCAGTTCTTGAAACCCTGAAAACCCTCGGTTGGCGTCCGGATATTATTCATTGTAACGATTGGATGTGTGGTCTTATCCCTGCTTATCTGAAGTTGATATACAAAGACGACCCATTTTTCAAAGGGATTAAAACCGTCTTTACGATTCATAACATCGCCTATCAAGGAGCCTTTAGCAAATCAGCATTGCAAAAGTCAGGGTTGCCTGAAGAGGAATTTCATCCTGAGGGACTTGAGTTTTACGACAGCTTCAATTTCATGAAGATTGCCCTCGTTTATGCCGATACAATAACCACGGTGTCTGAGAAATACGGGGAAGAAATACGACTTTCCGATGACAAGAACTTGCATAGCGGTATGAATGGAATCCTTCAAAAACGCAAAAAGGATTTTGTCGGGATTTTGAATGGGATTGATGAAAATGTTTGGAATCCGAAAAAGGATGAATTCATTGAGAAAAAGTATGGGAAAGAGGATCTCTCAGGAAAGCTTGAAAATAAACAATCATTGCTGAAAAAATTGAAGATGCCTTACAACCCGTCAACTCCGGTGGTTGGTATTATTTCGCGACTTGTAGAGCAAAAAGGGGTTGATTTAATAATGGAAGGGTTTGATAAACTCCTCAATCTTGATGCGCAGTATGTTCTATTAGGCACAGGTCAAAAGGAATTTGAAGATTTCTTTAGAAACGCGGCTAAGAAAAATCCGGATAAATTTTTTGCTTCAATTTCCTTTAACGAAGAATTGGCACACCAAATTGAAGCCGGGGCAGATATCTTCTTAATGCCCAGCAAATATGAGCCGTGCGGGATGAATCAAATGTTCAGCTTAAAGTATGGTACGGTACCAGTGGTTAGAGCAACCGGCGGGCTTTATGATACCGTAAAGCCATTTAAGAATGGAAAAGGTAATGGCTTTGTTTTTGAAAAATACACCGCCTCTGAGATGATAAAATGTTTGAAAGAAGCTATCGATGCGTTTAAGGACCAAAAAAATTGGTCGAAAATCATTCAAAATGGAATGGAAACGGATGTTTCTTGGACGACATCCGGCGCGCGATATACTGAAATCTATTCAAAACTCTACGAATCAAAATAA
- a CDS encoding HAD family hydrolase — MTKKSALFLDRDGTIIEDQIGGYIRTIEQVTLIPEAAASIAQAKSAGFLIVVVSNQSGIAKGIVSKAKVDEINAYMQSELKKGGGEAHRIYYAPYHPEYPKVEFEAYKSWRKPETGMIEQAVLDFQKEDVDIDLSSSYFIGDKQIDIECGKKAKVKTILVKTGYSEFEACVKNNTLPDFVAENLAEGIRNFVLISNNAFHGND, encoded by the coding sequence TTGACGAAAAAAAGTGCCTTGTTTCTTGATCGTGATGGGACGATAATCGAAGATCAGATTGGGGGATATATTCGTACAATTGAACAGGTAACCTTAATCCCTGAAGCAGCAGCTTCAATTGCTCAAGCTAAAAGTGCCGGCTTCTTAATTGTAGTGGTTTCAAATCAGTCAGGGATTGCTAAGGGTATTGTTTCAAAAGCCAAAGTGGACGAAATTAATGCCTACATGCAATCTGAATTGAAAAAAGGTGGCGGAGAGGCACATAGAATTTATTACGCACCATACCACCCTGAATATCCAAAGGTTGAATTTGAAGCATATAAAAGTTGGAGAAAACCTGAAACCGGTATGATTGAACAGGCGGTTCTGGATTTTCAAAAAGAGGATGTCGATATCGATTTAAGTTCCTCCTATTTTATAGGCGATAAGCAAATTGATATTGAATGTGGCAAAAAAGCCAAAGTCAAAACAATTTTAGTCAAAACAGGATACTCAGAATTTGAGGCTTGTGTAAAGAATAACACCCTTCCGGATTTTGTTGCTGAGAACCTTGCGGAAGGGATTCGTAATTTTGTTTTGATTTCCAACAATGCTTTTCACGGGAATGATTAA